One part of the Hydrogenobacter sp. T-2 genome encodes these proteins:
- the ilvB gene encoding biosynthetic-type acetolactate synthase large subunit → MLRKGADIVIQTLKEEGVEIVFGHPGGAIMEVYDALYRDGGIRHILARHEQGAGHMAEGYAKATGKVGVAMSTSGPGATNLVTAIADAYMDSVPVVFITGQVPTHLIGNDAFQEVDIVGITRPITKHNFLVKGIEELPLAIRQAFYIARTGRPGPVLVDIPKDITQKLSDVSIPSLEELKESLPGYRPHLEGNLQQIRKAVRLIMEAKRPVLYVGGGAVQAEAQKELVELAELMKIPVATTNMGKGAFPELHPLALHMLGMHGTYYANMAVYNCDLLIAVGARFDDRVTGKVEEFAPQAKIIHIDIDPASISKNIVVDVPIVGDVKIVLRKLLEEIKREGAKLYFPEERQKWLERIEGWKKKHPLTYRKSNTVIKPQYVIEQIYEATKGDAIISTGVGQHQMWSAMFYKYSFPRQFINSGGLGTMGFGFPAGIGAKLGRPDKEVFVIDGDGSFMMTMQELITAVQYKVPVKVAIINNGYLGMVRQWQELFYERRYSEVDLSIQPDFVKLAEACGAVGFRAEKPSEVREIIEEALKIQDRPVIMDFHVDREENVLPMVPAGKSYRDMILEDGKKAVEAETMYLVG, encoded by the coding sequence ATGCTACGAAAGGGTGCGGATATTGTTATACAAACCCTAAAGGAAGAAGGTGTGGAAATTGTTTTCGGTCATCCCGGTGGTGCCATAATGGAAGTCTACGATGCCCTCTATAGAGATGGTGGAATAAGACACATCTTGGCAAGACACGAGCAAGGTGCAGGACATATGGCAGAAGGCTATGCCAAGGCAACGGGCAAAGTTGGTGTTGCCATGTCTACCTCTGGACCTGGTGCCACAAATTTAGTGACCGCTATAGCGGACGCCTATATGGACTCTGTTCCTGTGGTCTTTATAACCGGTCAAGTTCCAACCCATCTTATAGGCAATGACGCCTTTCAGGAAGTGGATATAGTAGGCATAACAAGACCTATAACCAAGCATAACTTTTTGGTAAAAGGCATAGAGGAGCTTCCCCTTGCCATCCGTCAAGCCTTCTACATAGCAAGGACTGGAAGACCAGGACCGGTGCTTGTGGATATTCCAAAGGACATTACCCAAAAGCTCAGCGATGTGTCAATTCCTTCCCTTGAGGAGTTAAAGGAATCCCTCCCTGGCTACAGACCACACCTTGAGGGCAACCTTCAGCAGATAAGAAAGGCGGTAAGGCTCATAATGGAAGCTAAAAGACCAGTTCTATATGTAGGTGGCGGAGCAGTTCAGGCAGAGGCACAAAAGGAGCTGGTGGAACTTGCGGAGCTTATGAAGATACCAGTGGCCACCACCAATATGGGTAAGGGTGCCTTTCCAGAGCTCCATCCTCTGGCTCTCCACATGCTTGGAATGCACGGCACATATTACGCCAATATGGCGGTATATAACTGCGACCTACTTATAGCGGTAGGTGCGCGCTTTGACGACAGAGTTACAGGAAAGGTAGAAGAATTTGCTCCTCAGGCAAAGATAATCCACATAGACATAGACCCAGCCTCTATCTCAAAGAACATAGTGGTGGATGTGCCAATAGTGGGTGATGTGAAAATAGTCCTAAGGAAGCTCCTTGAGGAAATAAAGAGAGAAGGCGCAAAGCTCTATTTTCCAGAAGAAAGACAAAAATGGCTTGAGCGTATAGAGGGCTGGAAGAAAAAGCATCCTCTCACCTATAGAAAATCCAACACGGTTATAAAACCCCAGTATGTAATAGAGCAAATATACGAAGCGACAAAGGGCGATGCCATAATTTCCACAGGTGTGGGACAGCATCAAATGTGGTCTGCAATGTTTTATAAGTATTCTTTCCCAAGGCAGTTTATAAACTCTGGTGGTCTTGGGACAATGGGCTTTGGCTTTCCTGCAGGCATTGGGGCAAAGCTGGGTAGACCAGACAAGGAGGTGTTTGTAATAGACGGAGATGGCTCTTTTATGATGACCATGCAGGAGCTTATAACTGCGGTGCAATACAAGGTGCCAGTGAAGGTTGCCATAATAAACAATGGATATCTTGGTATGGTAAGGCAGTGGCAAGAACTATTCTACGAGAGAAGATACTCAGAAGTAGACCTTTCTATTCAGCCTGATTTTGTAAAACTGGCGGAAGCCTGTGGTGCGGTGGGCTTTAGGGCGGAAAAACCCTCAGAGGTGAGAGAAATAATAGAAGAGGCTCTCAAAATCCAAGACAGACCAGTTATAATGGACTTCCATGTGGACAGGGAAGAGAACGTGCTTCCTATGGTTCCTGCAGGAAAGTCTTACAGAGATATGATATTAGAAGATGGCAAAAAGGCTGTAGAAGCAGAGACCATGTATTTAGTAGGCTAA
- the pdxA gene encoding 4-hydroxythreonine-4-phosphate dehydrogenase PdxA — MVKIGITIGDPAGVGPELIVRLSRYFDPQKAYIIYGEKKIIQAVKRELSVDFEFSEIYTVEEIKSPGVYIADLNISETDRPLPSLTSGKVAVAYLGRAVVDAVYGKIHGLLTMPINKFWAKLAGFSYEGQTEFLAQACNVREYAMLMYSEKLRVVPFTTHIPLREVPERIRKDDILKKVKLIDREFKRLFGLEPVVGILGLNPHAGDMGAIGEEDMKEIAPAVEALKEEGYKVEGPLSPDSAFLNINYDVYLCMYHDQGLIPFKMLAFREGVNLTLGIPFVRTSPDHGVAYDIAWKDIADEGPSLSALRLCERLAEKVWE; from the coding sequence ATGGTAAAAATCGGTATAACAATAGGCGACCCTGCGGGAGTTGGACCTGAGCTCATAGTAAGGCTTTCCAGATACTTTGACCCTCAAAAGGCATACATAATATACGGAGAGAAGAAGATAATACAAGCGGTCAAAAGGGAGCTAAGTGTGGACTTTGAATTTTCGGAGATATACACGGTAGAGGAGATTAAATCTCCTGGTGTATATATAGCGGACTTAAACATAAGCGAAACAGATAGACCATTGCCATCTTTGACATCAGGAAAAGTGGCGGTTGCATACCTGGGAAGGGCGGTGGTGGATGCTGTTTATGGAAAGATACATGGACTTTTGACCATGCCTATAAACAAATTCTGGGCAAAGCTGGCAGGGTTTTCCTATGAGGGGCAAACGGAGTTTTTAGCTCAGGCTTGCAATGTGAGAGAGTATGCTATGCTCATGTATTCGGAAAAGTTAAGGGTAGTGCCCTTTACCACACATATACCTCTAAGAGAAGTGCCAGAGAGAATAAGAAAAGACGATATCCTTAAGAAGGTAAAGCTAATAGACAGAGAGTTCAAAAGACTTTTTGGACTTGAGCCAGTAGTTGGCATTCTTGGTCTTAACCCCCATGCGGGTGATATGGGGGCTATAGGGGAAGAGGATATGAAAGAGATTGCACCTGCGGTAGAGGCTCTAAAGGAGGAAGGCTACAAGGTTGAAGGTCCTCTCTCTCCGGATAGTGCCTTTTTGAACATAAACTACGATGTTTATCTGTGTATGTATCATGACCAAGGGCTTATACCTTTTAAAATGCTCGCCTTCAGGGAAGGTGTGAATTTAACGCTTGGAATACCCTTTGTGAGAACCTCCCCAGACCATGGAGTAGCCTATGACATAGCTTGGAAGGATATAGCGGATGAAGGTCCATCTCTTAGTGCCCTCAGATTGTGTGAAAGGTTGGCGGAAAAGGTATGGGAATAA
- a CDS encoding FAD-dependent oxidoreductase, producing the protein MITRRDLLKSAGVGAIAIGAVSQPVFAAAERVVKMEALMPPPKGNRVVVCGGGWAGLTVAKYLKKENPNIEVILVEQRPVFFSCPISNPWLADLVGLDFLQHDYLQPAAKYGYTFMNDRVIAIERDKRRVYTTRGYIQYDYLVLAPGIRYNYSAWFGDNRELARLTKVNFPPAYIPGSEHLALKRKIHEFEEGDFIIVVPPGAYRCPPAPYERACMVAEVFKRNKVKGRVIVLDPKEDIAPKGPGFRAAFEQVYLGIIEYVPRASVKEIDPVNKVIKTTAGDFKFTDANISPPHQAGELVWMADLIAKDKEGKLTGWADQDPLTFQAKADPRVFLVGDVISPALGTAYPKSGHQANAQGKIVAKVIASRIAGKEAPLALPDNTCYSMVNGSPQEAIVINVSYEYNKQENKIVPRPRTINERSEALAKATYEWARAIYRDMFV; encoded by the coding sequence ATGATTACAAGGCGTGACCTTTTAAAGTCCGCAGGAGTAGGAGCTATTGCCATTGGAGCAGTCTCTCAACCAGTCTTTGCAGCAGCAGAAAGGGTAGTTAAGATGGAAGCTCTTATGCCTCCACCAAAGGGCAACAGAGTAGTTGTATGCGGTGGTGGATGGGCCGGTTTAACGGTGGCAAAATATCTAAAGAAGGAAAACCCCAACATAGAGGTAATTTTAGTAGAACAAAGGCCTGTCTTTTTCTCTTGTCCCATATCCAACCCCTGGCTTGCGGACCTTGTAGGTCTTGATTTTCTACAACACGATTATCTCCAACCCGCAGCCAAATATGGCTATACATTCATGAACGACAGGGTTATAGCCATAGAGAGAGACAAAAGAAGAGTATACACCACCAGAGGGTATATACAATATGACTATCTTGTTTTAGCACCCGGTATAAGGTATAACTATTCCGCATGGTTTGGAGATAACAGAGAGCTTGCAAGACTTACCAAGGTCAACTTCCCTCCTGCATATATACCCGGTTCTGAACATTTGGCTCTTAAGAGAAAGATACACGAATTTGAAGAAGGAGACTTTATCATAGTGGTCCCACCAGGTGCCTACAGGTGTCCACCAGCTCCATACGAAAGAGCTTGTATGGTGGCAGAGGTATTTAAGAGAAACAAGGTTAAGGGTAGAGTAATAGTCCTTGACCCCAAGGAAGATATAGCACCCAAGGGCCCTGGTTTTAGAGCAGCCTTTGAGCAGGTTTATCTTGGTATTATTGAGTATGTGCCCAGGGCTTCCGTAAAGGAGATTGACCCAGTAAATAAGGTCATAAAGACCACCGCAGGAGACTTTAAGTTTACTGATGCTAATATATCTCCACCTCACCAGGCAGGAGAGCTTGTATGGATGGCGGACCTTATAGCGAAGGACAAGGAGGGCAAACTCACAGGCTGGGCAGACCAAGACCCGCTTACCTTCCAAGCAAAGGCAGACCCAAGAGTGTTCCTTGTGGGAGACGTTATATCTCCAGCTCTTGGAACCGCATATCCCAAGAGTGGACACCAAGCAAACGCACAAGGAAAGATAGTGGCAAAAGTGATAGCATCAAGGATAGCAGGTAAAGAAGCACCACTTGCACTACCAGACAATACATGCTACTCTATGGTTAACGGTTCTCCACAGGAGGCGATAGTTATAAATGTGAGCTACGAATACAACAAGCAAGAAAACAAGATAGTCCCAAGACCCAGAACCATAAACGAAAGGTCAGAAGCCCTCGCAAAGGCAACATACGAATGGGCAAGGGCAATATATAGGGACATGTTTGTATGA
- a CDS encoding GGDEF domain-containing protein produces MGIKKRVSLSLAFSLAFTLAVSFLTLYLISSQILERRIKETYRLVYDNYRELLKREEKNLSILVSYVPPYSTYYYREILSETKCEEVAYYRITSTGPYYGISRQYPEGCFFMGVNLEEILRFMESLMGIDWVIYYDREFVPEISGGNLDAFMKDKVVISNMVIDRFSKQYVLTLTLNVRGYMLYGSFLEKILLMEVPLTNIKGVPIGRVILIKDVSALYREAYMVFLVLALYSVFVLSFLAVVLFRIVSTVVNRIVFLKDITARIEKKDFTVAHLLENSKERWKDEVYELKHSIYNMALSLKSTFEELEKKKSELEQLAYYDPLTGLPNRRFFFDHANLILESSKRYGNPLSLLIIDIDHFKKINDTYGHEAGDLVLKSFADILRKNIRQSDLSARLGGEEFVLLMPNTNLQRGKVVAERIRSAFQNSLIVYEGKEVRATLSVGLAGYKAGVESIDDIIRMADEALYKAKELGRNRIEVYDA; encoded by the coding sequence ATGGGAATAAAAAAGAGAGTGAGCCTCAGCTTGGCTTTTTCCCTTGCCTTTACCCTTGCGGTTTCCTTCCTTACTCTCTACCTAATATCCTCCCAGATACTTGAAAGGAGGATTAAGGAAACTTATAGGCTCGTATATGATAACTACAGAGAGCTATTAAAAAGAGAAGAGAAAAACCTCTCCATATTGGTGAGCTACGTTCCACCCTATTCCACTTACTACTACAGAGAAATACTTTCTGAGACTAAATGCGAAGAGGTAGCCTATTACCGTATAACTTCTACTGGACCTTACTACGGTATAAGCAGGCAATACCCTGAAGGCTGCTTCTTTATGGGTGTAAACCTTGAGGAAATACTTAGGTTTATGGAAAGCCTGATGGGTATAGATTGGGTGATATATTACGACAGAGAGTTCGTCCCTGAGATTTCAGGGGGAAACTTAGATGCTTTCATGAAAGACAAGGTGGTTATAAGCAATATGGTTATTGATCGGTTTTCTAAGCAGTACGTCCTTACTCTGACTCTCAATGTGAGAGGATACATGCTTTACGGTAGCTTTCTTGAAAAAATCCTACTTATGGAAGTTCCCCTTACAAACATAAAGGGAGTGCCCATAGGTAGGGTTATTCTTATTAAAGATGTTTCAGCACTATATAGGGAAGCTTACATGGTCTTTCTTGTGCTTGCCCTTTACTCAGTGTTTGTGCTGTCTTTTCTTGCAGTGGTGCTCTTTAGGATAGTATCTACGGTAGTAAACAGAATAGTTTTCCTAAAAGATATAACTGCAAGAATAGAGAAAAAGGACTTTACAGTAGCACATCTCCTTGAAAACTCAAAGGAACGATGGAAAGATGAGGTTTATGAGCTAAAACACAGCATATACAACATGGCTTTAAGTCTAAAATCTACCTTTGAAGAGCTTGAAAAAAAGAAATCTGAACTTGAACAGCTTGCATATTACGACCCGCTTACTGGACTTCCCAATAGAAGGTTCTTCTTTGACCATGCAAACCTTATTCTCGAAAGCTCAAAAAGATACGGAAATCCCCTCAGCCTTCTCATCATAGATATAGACCACTTTAAAAAGATAAACGACACTTACGGACATGAGGCTGGTGACCTTGTGTTAAAGAGCTTTGCGGACATTTTGAGAAAAAACATAAGACAATCAGACCTCTCCGCAAGGCTTGGAGGAGAGGAGTTTGTTCTCCTCATGCCCAACACAAATCTCCAGCGGGGTAAGGTGGTTGCGGAAAGGATCAGGTCTGCTTTCCAAAATAGTCTTATAGTTTACGAGGGAAAAGAAGTAAGAGCTACTTTGAGTGTTGGCCTGGCAGGTTATAAGGCAGGTGTGGAAAGCATAGACGACATTATAAGAATGGCGGATGAAGCCCTTTACAAAGCCAAGGAGTTGGGAAGAAACAGAATAGAGGTTTACGACGCTTAA
- a CDS encoding NAD(P)/FAD-dependent oxidoreductase: MRVVIVGNGPASASAIEAFRKVDQDSDIIVLSDEEFPTYAPNCMENVIRGDISEEALFYKGGFDFYERYKVDFRPKKEVVGIDNKRKVVIVRGGEEIPYDKCLLAAGAYAFVPPIPGVELGGVTTAKNLYDAKRIREWVLSGKVKSVVIVGAGPIGVEDAETLRHMGLEVHVVEFFDRVLPRMLDKFMADKYMKPLEEEGIHFYLNHQVVAIHGEDQWVEAVEIRPNGTDKSKFIRADMVILSTGVRPRTNLVADTDIKLHINEATGRVVGGILVNGYQQTSDPDVYAAGDICSGIDAWGNHRWIALFPPAQQGGAIAGFNMAGLKVKNPGLVDYNAVKTRSATAGSGGTFEDSDGSFSFEWEGKLVKVFLKEESVCGYQFLGLGKSRGLNSRNRFLKSQTIKSWSEKLLLDRGLGLEASGVLFHHFIRFKDRKFEDTVRKAIKFGMLRALSNPVFEVAIF, translated from the coding sequence ATGAGAGTGGTTATAGTAGGAAACGGACCAGCTTCTGCCAGTGCCATAGAAGCCTTTAGGAAGGTGGACCAGGATTCTGACATAATAGTGCTTTCTGATGAGGAGTTTCCCACATACGCACCTAACTGCATGGAAAATGTGATAAGAGGAGACATATCCGAAGAAGCCCTTTTTTATAAGGGAGGCTTTGACTTTTACGAAAGGTATAAGGTAGACTTCAGACCTAAAAAGGAAGTGGTGGGAATAGACAATAAGAGAAAGGTTGTTATTGTCAGAGGCGGGGAGGAGATACCCTATGACAAGTGCCTTTTGGCTGCTGGAGCTTACGCCTTTGTGCCACCCATACCGGGGGTTGAGCTCGGTGGAGTAACCACCGCCAAGAACCTCTACGATGCAAAGAGGATAAGGGAGTGGGTTCTCTCTGGAAAGGTCAAAAGCGTGGTTATAGTGGGTGCGGGTCCTATAGGTGTAGAGGATGCGGAAACTTTGAGGCATATGGGTCTTGAGGTGCATGTGGTAGAGTTCTTTGACAGGGTTCTTCCGAGGATGTTGGACAAGTTTATGGCGGACAAGTATATGAAGCCTCTTGAGGAGGAAGGCATTCACTTTTATCTAAACCATCAAGTGGTAGCCATACACGGTGAAGACCAGTGGGTGGAAGCGGTTGAGATAAGACCAAATGGCACGGACAAGAGCAAGTTTATAAGGGCGGATATGGTTATTCTTTCAACGGGCGTAAGACCAAGAACTAACCTTGTGGCGGACACTGACATAAAGCTCCATATAAACGAAGCAACTGGTAGAGTTGTGGGTGGTATATTGGTAAACGGATATCAACAAACCTCAGACCCAGATGTATATGCAGCGGGTGATATATGCTCTGGTATAGATGCTTGGGGAAACCACCGCTGGATAGCACTTTTCCCACCCGCACAGCAAGGAGGGGCAATAGCAGGCTTTAATATGGCAGGGCTAAAAGTTAAAAACCCAGGGCTTGTGGACTACAATGCGGTAAAGACAAGAAGCGCCACTGCAGGAAGTGGAGGAACTTTTGAAGACTCAGATGGCTCTTTTAGTTTTGAGTGGGAGGGCAAACTGGTAAAGGTTTTCCTAAAGGAAGAAAGCGTATGCGGTTATCAGTTCCTTGGATTAGGGAAAAGCAGAGGGTTAAACTCAAGGAATAGATTTCTCAAGTCTCAGACCATAAAAAGCTGGTCTGAAAAACTTCTTCTTGACAGGGGGCTTGGTCTTGAGGCAAGCGGTGTGCTTTTTCACCATTTTATAAGGTTCAAAGACAGAAAATTTGAGGACACGGTTCGCAAGGCGATAAAGTTTGGTATGCTTAGGGCTTTGTCCAATCCAGTCTTTGAAGTGGCCATATTTTAA
- a CDS encoding leucyl aminopeptidase translates to MKVEAREFKVEEVKEPIAIFLFEDDRENLNFLGSLRGQVEKMLSAEDFKGKEETLAKVSLLVGDDVRVFYAVGLGKKEKAGEDSYRIASALASKRANKDKFKTLHIYAGSLDYRLSKAITEGAILGSYRFDKYKTKKEGEKDQKLEEVYIHGADSRTVEVGKVFAQAQNFTRDLVNEPGNVINPISLADIAQRVAQEYGLECKVYDEKEIQEMGMQALWSVGKGSATPPRFVHMVYRPQGEPKEKIAIVGKGLTFDSGGLNIKTGDYMRTMKMDKSGACAVIGIMKALAQLKPQVEVHGIFGAAENMPSGTAYRPDDIIRAMNGKTIEIDNTDAEGRVTLADALSYASKLGVSRIIDMATLTGACMVALGEYTAGLFTNDDEFGEEILSLSKLTGEGMWKLPMDDKRLREKIKKGEGDVLNSGGRYGGAITAAMFLEEFVGEGIKWVHLDIAGPAHLREEFSYYSKGGTGFGVRTCLEYILKLSER, encoded by the coding sequence ATGAAAGTAGAAGCAAGAGAGTTTAAAGTAGAGGAAGTAAAAGAACCTATCGCCATCTTTCTCTTTGAAGATGACAGAGAAAACCTTAATTTTCTTGGTTCTCTTAGAGGACAAGTGGAGAAGATGCTTTCTGCGGAGGACTTTAAGGGTAAAGAGGAGACCCTTGCAAAGGTTAGCCTGTTGGTGGGCGATGATGTAAGGGTCTTTTATGCGGTAGGGCTTGGGAAGAAGGAAAAGGCAGGTGAGGATAGCTACAGGATTGCTTCCGCCTTAGCCTCTAAGAGGGCAAACAAGGACAAGTTCAAAACTCTGCACATATATGCGGGAAGCCTTGACTATAGGCTCAGTAAGGCGATTACTGAGGGTGCAATCCTTGGAAGCTACCGTTTTGATAAGTATAAGACAAAGAAGGAGGGGGAGAAGGACCAAAAACTTGAGGAGGTTTATATACACGGCGCGGACTCAAGGACGGTGGAAGTGGGGAAGGTTTTCGCTCAGGCACAGAACTTTACAAGAGACCTTGTAAATGAGCCTGGAAATGTCATAAACCCTATAAGCCTTGCGGATATCGCACAAAGGGTCGCACAGGAGTATGGGCTTGAGTGTAAGGTATACGATGAGAAGGAAATTCAGGAGATGGGTATGCAAGCCTTGTGGAGCGTAGGAAAGGGTTCCGCAACTCCGCCGAGGTTTGTCCATATGGTATACAGACCTCAGGGTGAGCCAAAGGAGAAAATTGCCATAGTGGGTAAGGGGCTTACCTTTGACAGCGGTGGGCTTAACATAAAGACTGGAGACTACATGAGAACCATGAAGATGGACAAGTCTGGTGCCTGTGCGGTTATAGGAATAATGAAAGCACTTGCACAGTTAAAGCCTCAAGTGGAAGTGCATGGCATCTTTGGTGCTGCGGAGAATATGCCAAGCGGGACTGCCTACAGACCCGATGACATAATAAGGGCTATGAACGGAAAAACCATAGAGATAGACAATACGGATGCGGAGGGAAGGGTAACCCTTGCGGACGCCCTGTCTTACGCCTCAAAGCTTGGAGTGTCAAGAATAATAGACATGGCAACACTGACTGGTGCCTGTATGGTAGCCCTTGGAGAATACACTGCGGGGTTGTTTACCAATGATGATGAGTTTGGGGAGGAAATTCTAAGCCTTTCAAAACTTACAGGAGAAGGCATGTGGAAACTACCCATGGATGACAAAAGACTTAGAGAAAAGATAAAGAAAGGTGAAGGCGATGTGCTTAACTCTGGAGGTCGCTACGGAGGTGCCATAACTGCTGCCATGTTCCTTGAGGAGTTTGTGGGTGAGGGAATAAAGTGGGTGCATCTTGACATTGCAGGACCTGCACATCTAAGAGAGGAGTTCTCCTACTATTCAAAGGGTGGCACAGGCTTTGGCGTGAGGACATGCTTGGAGTATATTCTTAAACTTAGTGAAAGATGA
- a CDS encoding (2Fe-2S)-binding protein: MDRRDFIKTCGTVAVASMIDASFFSQALAQQKDGMFQAYKKALLVKQDGTPLKEEDIKPHASYIFFYPHASTPCYLLNLGEAVQPAEIKLKDGKSYQWGGGVGSKKSIVAYSAICAHQWSYPTPQYSFINYYPPDTPSETTKKAGIIQCCAHLALYDPKAGGSVIDGPADFPLASIVLQEEGGNFYAVGVLGRDQFQQFFDNYRTELRQQYGSTAKARELVDKCIVMEVDKYVQAVVRC; this comes from the coding sequence ATGGATAGAAGGGATTTTATAAAGACTTGTGGTACTGTCGCGGTAGCTTCTATGATAGACGCCAGCTTTTTCTCTCAGGCACTTGCCCAGCAAAAGGATGGTATGTTTCAAGCATACAAGAAGGCACTTCTGGTGAAACAGGACGGAACTCCTCTGAAGGAAGAGGATATAAAGCCTCATGCAAGCTACATATTCTTTTATCCGCACGCTTCTACTCCTTGTTATCTACTTAATCTCGGAGAAGCGGTCCAACCTGCAGAGATAAAGCTCAAAGATGGTAAAAGCTACCAGTGGGGTGGTGGCGTTGGCTCAAAGAAAAGCATAGTTGCTTACTCTGCCATATGTGCCCACCAGTGGAGCTATCCAACTCCACAATATTCCTTTATTAACTATTACCCACCAGACACACCTTCGGAGACTACAAAAAAGGCTGGAATAATCCAGTGCTGTGCTCATCTTGCCTTGTATGACCCTAAGGCAGGAGGTAGCGTAATAGACGGTCCTGCGGACTTTCCTCTCGCATCCATAGTGCTTCAGGAAGAAGGTGGAAACTTTTATGCGGTTGGCGTCTTGGGCAGAGACCAGTTTCAGCAATTTTTTGATAACTACAGAACAGAACTAAGACAACAGTATGGCTCTACCGCAAAAGCCAGAGAGCTTGTAGATAAATGCATTGTTATGGAGGTGGATAAATATGTCCAAGCAGTGGTCAGGTGTTAA
- a CDS encoding nucleotidyltransferase domain-containing protein — protein MNLRLSEEEIKAIKETAYEVFDRDVEIVLFGSRLDPNRRGGDIDLLVKTSMTPKEFVEKKFEFIYKLWQRIGQQKIDAVYYNPEKGELPIHKKALAEGIKL, from the coding sequence ATGAATTTAAGGCTATCAGAGGAAGAAATAAAAGCCATAAAGGAAACTGCCTATGAAGTTTTTGACAGAGATGTGGAAATCGTTCTCTTTGGCTCAAGGCTTGACCCAAACAGACGCGGTGGAGATATAGACCTTTTGGTTAAAACCTCTATGACGCCTAAGGAGTTTGTCGAGAAAAAGTTTGAATTTATATATAAACTTTGGCAGAGGATAGGACAGCAGAAGATTGACGCGGTTTACTATAACCCAGAAAAGGGAGAGCTACCAATTCACAAGAAAGCCCTTGCGGAAGGCATAAAGCTATGA
- the ilvN gene encoding acetolactate synthase small subunit, giving the protein MADTIGSAELNAVKTPIFREVKKGEVRKHIITLTVRNELGVLARIATLIAGKGYNIEDLSVGETHEKGISRMTLEVIGDDVVIDQVVKQLRKLIDTIKVKDLTDTPHVERELALIKVHTATPRARDEVLRLVEIFRCRIVDVSPETYSVEITGTEDKVNAFIELVRPFGIKEMARTGKVAMKRESIPQEEE; this is encoded by the coding sequence ATGGCAGACACCATCGGAAGTGCTGAGCTTAATGCGGTAAAAACTCCCATCTTCAGGGAGGTGAAAAAGGGAGAAGTGCGTAAGCACATAATAACCCTTACTGTGCGTAATGAGCTTGGTGTTCTTGCTCGCATTGCAACCCTTATAGCAGGCAAGGGATACAACATAGAAGACCTTTCTGTGGGAGAAACTCACGAAAAGGGCATCTCTCGTATGACCCTTGAAGTAATAGGCGATGATGTGGTAATAGACCAAGTGGTAAAACAGCTTAGAAAACTCATAGATACCATAAAGGTAAAAGACTTAACAGACACGCCTCATGTGGAAAGAGAGCTTGCACTTATAAAGGTTCATACCGCCACACCGAGGGCAAGGGACGAGGTGCTTAGGCTCGTAGAGATATTCAGGTGCAGGATAGTAGATGTTTCTCCAGAAACTTACAGCGTTGAGATAACAGGAACAGAGGATAAGGTCAACGCCTTTATAGAACTTGTTAGACCCTTTGGCATAAAGGAGATGGCAAGGACGGGCAAAGTAGCCATGAAAAGAGAAAGCATACCTCAAGAGGAGGAATGA
- a CDS encoding CoA-binding protein, translated as MKELHHPHQDDALQVLKESKVVAVVGISPDPERPSYYVTERLISKGLHKVYLINPKYAGEEILGHKVVSSLSEVPEPIDIVNVFRNPAHIGPIFEEALRVGAKCVWLQPGCENLEVIEKYKDKIGVVWNACIGVEAGYL; from the coding sequence ATGAAGGAACTTCATCATCCACATCAAGACGATGCTCTGCAAGTATTAAAAGAGTCAAAGGTTGTGGCGGTAGTTGGTATATCTCCAGACCCAGAGAGACCTTCATACTATGTAACTGAAAGGCTAATATCAAAGGGTTTGCATAAGGTTTATCTTATAAACCCCAAGTATGCAGGAGAGGAAATACTGGGTCATAAGGTGGTTTCCTCCCTTTCTGAAGTGCCAGAGCCTATAGATATTGTAAATGTCTTCAGGAATCCAGCACACATAGGACCCATTTTTGAGGAAGCCCTAAGGGTGGGTGCTAAATGTGTGTGGCTACAGCCCGGTTGTGAGAATTTAGAGGTCATAGAAAAGTATAAGGACAAGATAGGTGTGGTTTGGAATGCATGTATAGGTGTTGAGGCGGGGTATTTATAA